One genomic region from Ornithinicoccus hortensis encodes:
- a CDS encoding winged helix DNA-binding domain-containing protein, translating to MPIVTGPSWMGLDDAMLRVSWPEANARRLSRQFHRTTSPAGAVHQMLAAQAQVASAAEVSIALRLSSGRCADVRSALAGGELIRAAGLRGTIHTVAADDLALWVGVFGSMPSARWPGRGDLEPSPEEVDRLCAAIGAAVSEETEPLTLDELHEGVVARAGAWAGEPVMPAFQTMWPRWRLVQAVAARRGLLSFGPNRGRAVTFAAPPAFEAVEPEDAVAVLLDRYLRAYGPSTPAAYAKWHAAPIGWANRTFEALAAQGRIAQVDFDGIPAWLARDDVDFAVEPPLGVLLLPYFDALAIAAYPRERFFPGRASERALAGGQAGNFPVVLLDGEVAGVWHQRKAGRRVRITVEMLDPLPRSRRAELESAVAHLGVLQDLQPDLVLGEVTTGPHA from the coding sequence ATGCCGATCGTGACCGGGCCCTCCTGGATGGGGTTGGATGACGCCATGCTGCGCGTGTCCTGGCCCGAGGCCAACGCCCGGCGGCTCTCCCGGCAGTTCCACCGGACGACCTCGCCGGCCGGGGCGGTCCACCAGATGCTGGCAGCGCAGGCACAGGTCGCGAGCGCAGCCGAGGTCTCCATCGCCCTGCGCCTGTCGTCGGGGAGGTGCGCCGACGTGCGTTCCGCGCTCGCCGGGGGAGAGCTGATCCGCGCCGCGGGGCTGCGGGGGACCATCCACACCGTTGCCGCGGATGACCTGGCGCTCTGGGTCGGGGTCTTCGGGAGTATGCCGTCCGCCCGGTGGCCGGGCAGGGGTGACCTCGAGCCCTCACCGGAGGAGGTCGACAGGCTCTGTGCGGCGATCGGGGCGGCAGTCTCCGAGGAGACGGAGCCCCTGACGCTGGACGAACTGCACGAGGGCGTCGTGGCGCGGGCCGGAGCCTGGGCGGGGGAGCCGGTGATGCCCGCCTTCCAGACGATGTGGCCCCGGTGGCGCCTGGTCCAGGCGGTCGCGGCCCGTCGCGGCCTGCTCTCCTTCGGACCCAACCGCGGGCGAGCGGTCACCTTTGCGGCCCCGCCTGCCTTCGAGGCCGTGGAGCCGGAGGACGCCGTCGCAGTGTTGCTGGATCGCTATCTACGCGCCTACGGGCCCTCCACCCCCGCCGCCTACGCGAAGTGGCACGCCGCACCCATCGGCTGGGCGAACCGGACCTTCGAGGCGTTGGCCGCCCAGGGCCGGATCGCTCAGGTCGACTTCGACGGCATACCTGCGTGGTTGGCCCGCGACGACGTCGACTTCGCGGTGGAGCCACCACTCGGCGTCCTGTTGCTGCCCTACTTCGACGCGCTGGCCATCGCGGCCTACCCACGTGAGCGCTTCTTCCCCGGGCGGGCCTCCGAGCGTGCCCTCGCCGGGGGACAGGCGGGCAACTTCCCGGTGGTCCTGCTCGACGGTGAGGTCGCCGGTGTGTGGCACCAACGCAAGGCCGGGCGACGGGTGAGGATCACCGTCGAGATGCTCGACCCGCTGCCCCGCTCACGCCGTGCGGAACTGGAGTCGGCAGTGGCGCACCTCGGGGTGCTGCAGGACCTGCAACCGGACCTCGTCCTCGGCGAGGTGACGACTGGCCCGCACGCCTGA
- a CDS encoding (Fe-S)-binding protein: MSPVQIIALILGLGVTLVAVFLFVRTIAGFVAKFRVGQPAVGRTDDPLARTVTLAREFLGHTRMARKPAVAAAHWFVMLGFLLLTTTLATAYGQLFDPHFALPLIGHWPPYIWLAELFGWGTLVGIVLLIVVRQRKHPRSLDRKSRFWGSTFWQAYVVEFVILGVGICIVLLRGLESALGKATGAEWADAVHFPTTGWVGSFFEGMPVGALETTIIVIALVKILISMGWMITIAVTPTMGVAWHRFLAFFNIWFKRHAEGRTSLGELQPIVVAGKELSFEDVEDLDEDVSLGVGKVEDFTWKGLLDFSTCTECGRCQEQCPAWNTEKPLSPKMLMMGLRNHHHAKAPWLLATQEERDAAAGSGQGIPAAALLEAERPLVGATEGDPTVPSGGAVVDPDVLWSCTTCGACVEQCPVDIEHVDAIVDMRRYQTLIESAFPSELGGLFKNLENKQNPWGMSARARLEWAKGLPFEVKVAGQDVEDLDSVDYLFWVGCAGAYEDRAKKTTRAVAELLDTAGVSFAVLGDGESCTGDPARRAGNEFLFQMLAQQNVETLNEVGATKIVVTCAHCFNTIKNEYPQLGGKYEVVHHTQLLNRLVREKKLTPVARPETADTTGVASTASTVTYHDPCYLGRHNGVYAPPRELLGALPGVELREMPRSGEKSFCCGAGGARMWMEEKLGSRINLNRTDEALATGADRIAIGCPFCRVMLSDGLTQKQSEGAREEVEVVDVAQMLLAAVRRGQDVDAATTDKQADVTTDAAPEPAAKTADDATAPSATAAAGAGAATAGAAAAATAGETEEADQSPQDLGDSWLSSGPTSEPASEAEPEDAQSLGDSWLTGTPDQASPQNEDTAEAATEPTEATPAAEPQEDVQSLGDSWLTSTPDQASPQNEDTTDTATEPTETTPTAEPQEDVQSLGDSWLTSTPDQASPQNEDTTDTATEPTETTPTAEPQEDVQSLGDSWLTSTPDQASPQNEDTTDTATEPTEATPDEQTETPAAPADDDVQSLGDSWLTSTPDQARPQDEDTTDTATEESDSTPAAPADDVQSLGDSWLTSTPDQARPQNEDTADQTRPRDEDTDTATDKGEAAPDEVAEQHEQVDGVTEETDAAPAAAQPADDEDLQSLGDSWLTDTPEQASPHNEDTTDTPDQARPRNEDTTDTTPEEQADAATKQTDAAPPAAQPADDDLESLGDSWLGAGTTAAPSESTAEAQTDDEPAGEPEDDVPQAEAAVEHDDSATATEEASAPSEQPAPEPVDGNDDTDTAKDEGQADSDASGDSDDALKALGDSWLS; the protein is encoded by the coding sequence ATGTCTCCGGTGCAGATCATCGCCCTCATCCTGGGCCTGGGCGTCACGCTGGTCGCGGTCTTCCTGTTCGTGCGGACCATCGCCGGTTTCGTCGCGAAGTTCCGGGTCGGGCAACCGGCCGTGGGGCGGACCGACGACCCGCTGGCCCGGACCGTCACGTTGGCCCGGGAGTTCCTGGGGCACACCCGGATGGCGCGCAAACCGGCCGTGGCCGCGGCCCACTGGTTCGTGATGCTGGGGTTCCTCCTGCTCACCACGACCCTCGCCACGGCATACGGGCAGTTGTTCGACCCCCACTTCGCCCTGCCGCTCATCGGCCACTGGCCGCCCTACATTTGGCTGGCCGAGCTGTTCGGCTGGGGCACCCTCGTCGGCATCGTGCTGCTCATCGTGGTCCGCCAGCGCAAGCACCCGCGCTCGTTGGACCGCAAGAGCCGGTTCTGGGGGTCCACCTTCTGGCAGGCGTATGTCGTGGAGTTCGTCATCCTCGGCGTGGGCATCTGCATCGTGCTGCTGCGCGGCCTGGAGTCGGCGCTCGGCAAGGCCACCGGGGCCGAGTGGGCGGACGCGGTCCACTTCCCCACGACCGGCTGGGTCGGGAGCTTCTTCGAGGGCATGCCAGTCGGGGCGCTGGAGACGACGATCATCGTCATCGCGCTGGTCAAGATCCTGATCTCGATGGGCTGGATGATCACCATCGCGGTCACGCCCACCATGGGTGTGGCCTGGCACCGTTTCCTGGCGTTCTTCAACATCTGGTTCAAGCGGCACGCGGAGGGACGCACCTCGCTGGGCGAGCTGCAGCCGATCGTCGTCGCCGGCAAGGAGTTGAGCTTCGAGGACGTCGAGGACCTCGATGAGGACGTGTCCCTCGGGGTCGGCAAGGTCGAGGACTTCACCTGGAAAGGGCTGCTCGACTTCTCCACCTGCACCGAGTGCGGCCGCTGCCAGGAGCAGTGCCCGGCCTGGAACACCGAGAAGCCGCTGTCGCCCAAGATGTTGATGATGGGGCTGCGCAACCACCACCACGCCAAGGCCCCCTGGCTGCTGGCGACGCAGGAGGAGCGGGACGCGGCAGCGGGCTCGGGCCAGGGCATCCCGGCCGCGGCACTGCTGGAGGCCGAGCGCCCGCTGGTCGGCGCCACCGAGGGTGACCCGACGGTGCCCAGCGGCGGGGCCGTGGTCGACCCGGACGTGCTGTGGTCCTGCACCACCTGCGGCGCGTGCGTGGAACAGTGCCCGGTCGACATCGAGCACGTGGACGCGATCGTGGACATGCGCCGCTACCAGACGCTGATCGAGTCGGCCTTCCCCAGCGAGCTGGGCGGACTGTTCAAGAACCTGGAGAACAAGCAGAACCCGTGGGGTATGTCGGCCCGCGCCCGGCTCGAGTGGGCCAAGGGCCTGCCCTTCGAGGTCAAGGTTGCCGGGCAGGACGTCGAGGACCTGGACTCGGTCGACTACCTCTTCTGGGTCGGCTGTGCGGGCGCCTACGAGGACCGGGCGAAGAAGACCACCCGGGCCGTGGCCGAGTTGCTGGACACCGCCGGCGTCTCGTTCGCGGTGCTGGGTGACGGCGAGAGCTGCACCGGTGACCCCGCGCGGCGGGCCGGCAACGAGTTCCTGTTCCAGATGCTGGCCCAGCAGAACGTGGAGACGCTCAACGAGGTCGGTGCCACCAAGATCGTGGTCACCTGCGCCCACTGCTTCAACACGATCAAGAACGAGTACCCGCAGCTCGGCGGCAAGTACGAGGTCGTGCACCACACCCAGCTGCTGAACCGGTTGGTCCGGGAGAAGAAGCTGACGCCCGTCGCCCGACCGGAGACCGCCGACACGACCGGCGTCGCCTCCACCGCGTCCACCGTGACCTACCACGACCCGTGCTACCTGGGCAGGCACAACGGTGTCTACGCCCCGCCCCGCGAACTCCTCGGTGCCCTCCCCGGCGTCGAGCTGCGGGAGATGCCCCGCAGCGGTGAGAAGTCGTTCTGCTGCGGCGCCGGCGGCGCCAGGATGTGGATGGAGGAGAAGCTGGGGTCCCGGATCAACCTGAACCGGACCGACGAGGCCCTTGCCACCGGCGCGGACCGGATCGCCATCGGCTGTCCGTTCTGCCGGGTGATGCTCTCCGACGGACTCACCCAGAAGCAGTCCGAGGGGGCGCGCGAGGAGGTCGAGGTCGTCGACGTCGCCCAAATGCTGCTGGCGGCCGTGCGCCGCGGTCAGGATGTCGACGCCGCGACCACCGACAAGCAGGCTGACGTCACGACCGATGCTGCCCCGGAGCCGGCGGCGAAGACCGCCGACGACGCGACCGCCCCTTCTGCCACGGCAGCGGCCGGAGCGGGTGCGGCGACTGCGGGGGCAGCAGCCGCTGCTACTGCGGGTGAGACCGAGGAGGCGGACCAGTCCCCGCAGGACCTGGGGGACTCCTGGCTCTCCTCCGGGCCCACCAGCGAGCCGGCGTCCGAAGCCGAGCCCGAGGACGCGCAGTCCCTGGGCGATTCGTGGCTCACCGGCACCCCTGACCAGGCAAGTCCTCAAAACGAGGACACCGCTGAGGCCGCCACCGAGCCGACCGAGGCCACGCCGGCCGCTGAGCCCCAAGAGGACGTGCAGTCCCTGGGCGACTCCTGGCTCACCAGCACCCCTGACCAGGCAAGTCCTCAAAACGAGGACACCACTGACACCGCCACCGAGCCGACCGAGACCACGCCGACAGCTGAGCCCCAAGAGGACGTGCAGTCCCTGGGCGACTCCTGGCTCACCAGCACCCCTGACCAGGCAAGTCCTCAAAACGAGGACACCACTGACACCGCCACCGAGCCGACCGAGACCACGCCGACAGCTGAGCCCCAAGAGGACGTGCAGTCCCTGGGCGACTCCTGGCTCACCAGCACCCCTGACCAGGCAAGTCCTCAAAACGAGGACACCACCGACACCGCCACCGAGCCGACCGAGGCAACGCCGGACGAGCAGACCGAAACGCCGGCTGCCCCAGCCGACGACGACGTCCAGTCCCTCGGCGACTCCTGGCTCACTAGCACCCCTGACCAGGCACGTCCTCAAGACGAGGACACAACTGACACCGCCACCGAGGAGTCCGACTCGACGCCGGCGGCCCCAGCCGACGACGTCCAATCCCTCGGCGACTCCTGGCTCACCAGCACCCCTGACCAGGCACGTCCCCAAAACGAGGACACCGCTGATCAGACGCGTCCTCGAGACGAGGACACGGACACCGCCACTGACAAGGGCGAAGCAGCACCGGACGAAGTGGCCGAGCAGCACGAGCAGGTCGACGGCGTCACCGAGGAGACGGACGCGGCACCGGCCGCCGCCCAGCCCGCGGATGACGAGGACCTCCAATCCCTCGGCGACTCCTGGCTCACCGACACCCCCGAACAGGCAAGTCCTCACAACGAGGACACGACCGACACCCCTGACCAAGCACGTCCCCGAAACGAGGACACGACCGACACCACGCCGGAAGAGCAGGCAGACGCTGCCACCAAACAGACGGACGCGGCACCCCCCGCCGCCCAGCCCGCAGACGACGACCTCGAGTCCCTCGGCGACTCCTGGCTCGGCGCAGGTACGACCGCTGCGCCTAGTGAGTCGACCGCCGAGGCCCAGACTGATGACGAACCGGCGGGCGAACCCGAGGACGACGTGCCCCAGGCCGAAGCCGCCGTGGAGCACGACGACTCGGCCACGGCCACCGAGGAAGCGTCAGCTCCCTCAGAGCAGCCAGCGCCCGAACCCGTCGACGGGAACGACGACACGGACACAGCCAAGGACGAGGGCCAGGCAGACAGCGATGCCAGCGGCGACAGCGACGATGCCCTCAAGGCCCTCGGGGACTCCTGGTTGAGCTGA
- the cysK gene encoding cysteine synthase A — MAVHDDITQVIGNTPLVRLNRLTEGLDATVVVKLESQNPAASVKDRIGASIIDAAVESGELQPGGTIVEGTSGNTGIALAMVGAARGYRVVLAMPETMSLERRALLRAYGAELVLTPGADGMKGAVAKAEEIAEAEGAVRARQFANQANVAIHQATTGPEIWADTDGGVDIFVAGIGTGGTITGAGRYLREQKPDVQVVAVEPIDSPILSGGAPGPHKIQGLGANFVPEILDTEIYNEVVDVALDDAVRVSRDLATKEGILAGISAGANVWAALQIAARPEAAGKTIVVIVPDFGERYLSTVLFEGLTD; from the coding sequence GTGGCCGTTCACGACGACATCACGCAGGTCATCGGCAATACCCCCCTCGTCCGTCTCAACCGGCTGACCGAGGGGCTCGACGCCACCGTGGTCGTCAAGCTGGAGTCGCAGAACCCGGCGGCCTCGGTGAAGGACCGGATCGGCGCCTCGATCATCGACGCGGCGGTCGAGTCCGGGGAACTGCAGCCCGGCGGCACCATCGTGGAGGGCACCTCCGGCAACACGGGGATCGCCCTGGCCATGGTCGGCGCGGCACGCGGGTACCGGGTGGTGCTCGCGATGCCGGAGACGATGAGCCTGGAGCGTCGCGCGCTGCTGCGCGCCTACGGTGCCGAGCTGGTGCTCACGCCGGGCGCGGACGGGATGAAGGGAGCCGTCGCCAAGGCCGAGGAGATCGCCGAGGCGGAGGGCGCCGTGCGGGCCCGCCAGTTCGCCAACCAGGCCAACGTCGCGATCCACCAGGCCACGACGGGTCCGGAGATCTGGGCGGACACCGACGGCGGTGTCGACATCTTCGTGGCCGGCATCGGGACCGGCGGCACGATCACCGGCGCCGGGCGCTACCTGCGCGAGCAGAAGCCCGACGTGCAGGTCGTGGCCGTCGAGCCGATCGACTCCCCGATCCTGTCGGGCGGCGCGCCCGGTCCGCACAAGATCCAGGGGCTGGGTGCCAACTTCGTGCCCGAGATCCTGGACACCGAGATCTACAACGAGGTCGTCGACGTCGCCCTGGACGACGCGGTGCGGGTCTCCCGGGACCTGGCCACCAAGGAGGGGATCCTGGCCGGTATCTCCGCCGGTGCCAACGTCTGGGCCGCGCTGCAGATCGCCGCGCGCCCCGAGGCGGCCGGGAAGACCATCGTGGTCATCGTGCCGGACTTCGGCGAGCGCTACCTGTCGACGGTGCTCTTCGAGGGCCTGACGGACTGA
- the epsC gene encoding serine O-acetyltransferase EpsC, translating to MPSVRPAAMLRGAWGRVVEDLDAAVERDPATDSRLEMALASPGLHALWSHRIAHAMWRRGGRAKLPARLLSHVARTVTGVEIHPGATIGRRVFIDHGMGVVIGETAEVGDDVMMYHGVTLGGRSMQPVKRHPTIESGVTLGAGARLIGPVTVGAGAQIGANAVVVRDVPDGATAVGVPAVVRIPESEPTADQLFADPALWI from the coding sequence ATGCCGTCCGTCCGGCCCGCGGCGATGCTCCGGGGTGCCTGGGGCAGGGTGGTCGAGGACCTCGACGCCGCGGTGGAGCGCGACCCCGCCACCGACAGCCGGCTGGAGATGGCGCTGGCCTCCCCTGGGCTGCACGCGCTGTGGAGCCACCGGATCGCCCACGCGATGTGGCGCCGGGGTGGCCGGGCCAAGCTGCCGGCCAGGTTGCTCTCCCACGTGGCCCGGACAGTCACCGGGGTGGAGATCCACCCCGGAGCCACCATCGGCCGCCGCGTCTTCATCGACCACGGCATGGGCGTAGTCATCGGGGAGACGGCCGAGGTGGGGGACGACGTGATGATGTATCACGGCGTCACCCTCGGTGGCCGGTCCATGCAGCCGGTCAAGCGGCACCCGACCATCGAAAGCGGTGTCACGCTCGGCGCCGGCGCCCGGTTGATCGGCCCGGTGACCGTCGGTGCCGGGGCCCAGATCGGCGCCAACGCCGTCGTCGTGCGCGACGTTCCCGACGGTGCGACCGCCGTGGGGGTGCCAGCCGTCGTGCGCATCCCGGAGAGCGAGCCGACGGCCGACCAGTTGTTTGCCGACCCCGCCCTCTGGATCTGA
- a CDS encoding YtxH domain-containing protein, producing MKKILLLVGVGIGYILGAKAGRERYDQIAGKANEVWGNPKVQEKVEEVKAQAPEVAQKVGDVAKDAASQAKSKVTGHEATGVDGSYENATGAVDGSTGDTVVDTTGFGPGGDKLP from the coding sequence ATGAAGAAGATCCTGCTGCTCGTCGGGGTGGGCATCGGCTACATCCTCGGCGCCAAGGCCGGTCGTGAGCGCTATGACCAGATCGCCGGGAAGGCCAACGAGGTCTGGGGCAACCCGAAGGTCCAGGAGAAGGTCGAGGAGGTCAAGGCGCAGGCTCCGGAGGTGGCCCAGAAGGTCGGCGATGTCGCCAAGGACGCCGCCTCCCAGGCCAAGTCCAAGGTGACTGGTCACGAGGCGACCGGAGTGGACGGCTCCTACGAGAACGCCACCGGCGCGGTGGACGGCTCCACTGGTGACACCGTGGTGGACACGACCGGATTCGGTCCCGGCGGCGACAAGCTTCCTTGA
- a CDS encoding cold-shock protein — protein sequence MAQGTVKWFNAEKGFGFIAQDGGGPDVFVHYSAIETNGYKTLEEAQRVEFEVTQSPKGPQADAVRPV from the coding sequence ATGGCACAGGGAACCGTGAAGTGGTTCAACGCTGAGAAGGGCTTCGGCTTCATCGCTCAGGACGGTGGCGGTCCGGACGTGTTCGTCCACTACTCGGCCATCGAGACCAACGGCTACAAGACGCTCGAGGAGGCCCAGCGGGTCGAGTTCGAGGTCACCCAGAGCCCCAAGGGGCCGCAGGCTGACGCCGTTCGTCCCGTCTGA